One window of the Thermodesulfobacteriota bacterium genome contains the following:
- a CDS encoding zinc ribbon domain-containing protein, which translates to MPIYEYRCEKCEHEFEKLVFNSSTEIVCPKCQSKKVSRMMSAFAFSSGGKFKSTASSSCSGCSASSCSTCGS; encoded by the coding sequence ATGCCCATCTACGAATACCGATGCGAAAAATGCGAACATGAGTTTGAAAAGTTAGTCTTCAATTCCTCCACCGAGATCGTCTGCCCCAAGTGCCAGAGCAAGAAGGTGAGCCGGATGATGTCCGCCTTCGCCTTTTCGAGCGGAGGGAAATTCAAGAGCACGGCAAGCTCCTCCTGCTCAGGCTGTTCCGCCTCAAGCTGCTCCACCTGCGGCTCCTGA
- the uvrB gene encoding excinuclease ABC subunit UvrB has protein sequence MGRFKLVSEFKPRGDQPRAIEALSRAVLEGVRHQVLLGVTGSGKTFTMANVIERVQKPTLVISHNKTLAAQLYGEFKELFPENAVEFFVSYYDYYQPEAYIPSTDTYIEKDTQVNEEIDKLRHSATRSLLERNDVIIVASVSCIYGLGSPEAYHGMLLYLEKGMRISREEILSKLVEIQYERNDLDFHRGTFRVRGDVVDVFPAHEESRAIRIELFGDEVERISEIDPLRGKVLQPLEKVPIYPGSHYVAPPEQLQIAIQNIRQELKERVAWFRSQNKHVEAQRLEQRTNFDLEMLQELGYCQGIENYSRHLTGRAPGEPPPVLLDYFPRDFLLFIDESHVTVPQLVGMYRGDRSRKETLVEYGFRLPSALDNRPLTFEEFEARLHQVIYVSATPGDYELRRSEGRIVEQIIRPTGLTDPQLEVKPARHQVEDLLEEIRQRVKQKERVLVTTLTKRMAEDLTEYYADLGIRVKYLHSDIDTLERVEIIRDLRLGRFDVLIGINLLREGLDLPEVSLVAILDADKEGFLRSEKALIQTFGRAARNIHGKVILYADKVTAAMDQAILETNRRRRIQEEYNRTHGITPESVKKSVKDVLASIYEADYFTVPATSDPEEEYLSIKEIPKAIEALTQQMKEAARRLAFEDAAKLRDRIKRLQEMALKWG, from the coding sequence ATGGGCCGGTTTAAACTCGTCTCGGAATTTAAACCCCGGGGGGATCAACCCCGGGCGATCGAGGCACTGAGCCGGGCGGTTCTCGAGGGGGTCCGCCATCAGGTCCTGCTCGGGGTGACCGGCTCCGGGAAGACCTTTACGATGGCCAACGTGATCGAGAGGGTTCAGAAGCCCACCCTGGTCATCTCTCACAACAAGACCCTGGCGGCCCAGCTCTACGGCGAATTCAAGGAGCTCTTCCCCGAGAACGCGGTGGAGTTCTTCGTCAGCTACTACGACTACTATCAACCCGAGGCCTACATCCCCTCGACGGATACCTACATCGAAAAGGATACCCAGGTCAACGAAGAGATCGACAAACTGAGGCATTCGGCCACCCGCTCCCTCCTGGAGCGGAACGATGTGATCATCGTGGCCAGCGTCTCCTGCATCTACGGCCTGGGGTCTCCGGAGGCCTATCACGGGATGCTCCTCTATCTGGAGAAGGGGATGAGGATCTCCCGAGAGGAGATCCTCTCGAAGTTGGTGGAGATCCAGTATGAACGCAACGATCTCGACTTCCATCGGGGGACCTTCAGGGTCCGGGGCGATGTGGTCGACGTCTTCCCCGCCCATGAAGAGAGCCGGGCGATCCGGATCGAGCTCTTCGGGGACGAAGTGGAGAGGATCTCGGAGATCGATCCGTTGAGGGGGAAGGTGTTGCAGCCCCTGGAGAAGGTCCCCATCTATCCGGGAAGCCACTATGTGGCCCCCCCCGAACAGCTTCAGATTGCCATTCAGAACATCCGTCAGGAGCTGAAGGAGCGGGTGGCCTGGTTCAGATCGCAGAACAAGCACGTAGAGGCCCAGAGGCTGGAGCAGAGGACGAACTTCGACCTCGAGATGCTTCAAGAACTGGGCTATTGCCAGGGGATCGAGAACTATTCCCGCCACCTCACCGGCAGGGCGCCGGGTGAACCCCCTCCGGTGTTGCTCGACTATTTCCCGAGGGATTTCCTCCTGTTTATCGATGAGAGCCACGTGACCGTCCCCCAGCTCGTGGGGATGTACAGAGGAGATCGGTCAAGGAAGGAGACCCTGGTGGAGTATGGATTTCGACTCCCCTCGGCCCTCGATAACCGGCCCCTCACGTTTGAAGAGTTTGAAGCCCGTCTTCACCAGGTCATTTATGTCTCGGCCACTCCAGGGGATTACGAGCTCAGGAGAAGTGAAGGAAGGATAGTCGAACAGATCATCCGGCCCACTGGCTTGACCGATCCTCAACTCGAGGTGAAGCCCGCGAGACATCAGGTCGAGGATCTTTTGGAGGAGATCCGGCAAAGGGTGAAGCAGAAGGAGAGGGTGTTGGTGACGACCCTGACCAAGCGAATGGCCGAGGACCTGACTGAATATTATGCCGATTTGGGCATCCGGGTGAAGTACCTCCACTCCGACATCGATACCCTGGAGCGGGTCGAGATCATCCGGGATCTCCGGCTGGGCAGGTTCGATGTCCTCATCGGCATCAATCTCTTACGGGAAGGCCTCGACCTTCCAGAGGTCTCCTTGGTGGCCATCCTCGATGCCGATAAGGAAGGGTTCCTCCGATCCGAGAAGGCCCTGATCCAGACCTTTGGCCGGGCGGCGAGAAATATCCACGGCAAGGTCATCCTCTATGCCGACAAGGTCACCGCCGCCATGGACCAGGCCATCCTGGAGACGAACCGGAGAAGAAGGATCCAGGAAGAGTACAACCGCACCCATGGGATCACCCCGGAAAGCGTGAAGAAATCGGTCAAAGATGTCCTCGCTTCGATCTATGAAGCGGACTATTTTACCGTTCCAGCGACCTCGGATCCAGAAGAAGAATACCTTTCCATCAAAGAGATTCCGAAGGCGATCGAGGCCCTGACCCAACAGATGAAGGAAGCGGCCCGGCGGTTAGCGTTCGAGGATGCGGCCAAGCTCCGGGATAGGATCAAACGGCTTCAGGAGATGGCGTTGAAATGGGGGTAG
- the groES gene encoding co-chaperone GroES, translated as MKIRPLQDRVIVKRLEEEEKTKGGIIIPDTAKEKPQEGKVIAVGKGKVTEDGKVIPLDVKVGDRILFGKYAGTEVKIEGEEHLIMREDDILGIIEEK; from the coding sequence ATGAAGATTAGGCCATTACAGGACAGAGTCATCGTCAAAAGGCTTGAGGAAGAGGAGAAGACCAAGGGCGGGATCATCATCCCCGACACCGCCAAGGAGAAGCCCCAGGAAGGGAAGGTGATCGCCGTCGGCAAGGGCAAGGTCACTGAAGACGGTAAGGTAATCCCCCTGGATGTGAAAGTCGGAGACCGGATCCTTTTTGGAAAATACGCAGGGACTGAAGTGAAGATCGAGGGCGAAGAACATCTCATCATGAGAGAGGACGATATCCTGGGCATCATCGAAGAGAAGTAG
- the uvrC gene encoding excinuclease ABC subunit UvrC produces MGVEPEKKAPFLPQVEGLPDNPGVYLFKDKKGTILYVGKAGNLRHRVASYFKRIEEKDPKTLLLLEKVADVETIVTETEKEALLLEDTLIKTHHPRYNIKLRDDKRYPCLRLSLEEDYPTLRIVRRVKRDGALYFGPFPSATSLKETLKLIRRLFPIRICRDSKFSHRTRPCIQYEMEHCLGPCSQRVDRKTYGELVHRVRMFLEGRDRELLARLRSEMEEEAEKLNFEKAAKIRDQIAHLEKVIEKQVVVSHDFIDRDVIGLFRQEDRLGLYLLFIRSGTLLGGKGFTLSATGLPEEEVLSSFIGQYYREDRFIPKEILLSKEIPDKGLLESRLAELKGHPVSILIPQRGEKRRLVEMASENAMKFLRREMAQRMEKETLLSTLKARLHLERVPRRIEAFDLSNLQGSQAVGAMVTFEEGEPNRSRYRHFRIKTVAGVDDYGMMYEVLFRRYRRALEEHDLPDLVLLDGGRGQLNVARQVFKELGIDGIDLLSLAKEREGSDGRGSGEKVFHPRFREPILLGKHSPLLRFLDQIRDEAHRFALGHHKRVRKKEALRSSLEGISGIGRTRQRELLRYFGSLERLKEAPLEELKRVPKMTTKAAEAVFQFFHPRGPDEITS; encoded by the coding sequence ATGGGGGTAGAACCGGAAAAGAAGGCCCCCTTTTTACCCCAGGTCGAGGGATTGCCCGACAACCCGGGGGTCTATCTTTTCAAGGACAAGAAGGGGACGATCCTCTATGTGGGAAAGGCTGGGAACCTGAGGCACCGGGTGGCCTCTTACTTTAAGAGGATCGAAGAGAAGGACCCCAAAACGCTCCTCCTCCTGGAGAAGGTTGCGGACGTCGAGACGATCGTCACCGAGACGGAGAAAGAAGCCCTCCTCCTCGAAGACACCCTCATCAAAACCCACCATCCCCGATACAACATCAAGTTGAGGGACGACAAACGTTACCCCTGCCTTCGGCTCTCCTTGGAGGAGGACTATCCCACCCTTCGCATCGTGAGACGGGTGAAAAGGGATGGGGCCCTGTACTTCGGCCCCTTTCCATCCGCCACCTCCCTCAAGGAGACCCTGAAATTGATCCGTCGGCTCTTCCCCATCCGGATTTGTCGGGACTCCAAGTTCTCCCATCGGACCCGGCCCTGTATCCAATACGAGATGGAGCATTGCCTGGGACCCTGTTCCCAGAGGGTCGATCGGAAGACGTATGGCGAATTGGTTCACCGGGTGAGGATGTTTTTAGAGGGAAGGGACAGAGAGCTTTTGGCCAGGTTGAGAAGCGAGATGGAGGAAGAGGCGGAAAAGCTTAATTTCGAGAAGGCGGCTAAGATTCGCGATCAGATCGCCCATCTCGAGAAGGTGATCGAGAAACAGGTCGTCGTCTCCCACGATTTTATCGACCGGGACGTGATCGGCCTCTTCCGACAGGAGGATCGGCTCGGCCTTTATCTCCTCTTCATCCGATCGGGCACCCTCTTGGGCGGAAAGGGATTCACCCTTTCCGCCACGGGCCTTCCGGAAGAGGAGGTCCTCTCCTCGTTTATCGGGCAGTATTACCGGGAAGATCGGTTCATTCCGAAGGAGATCCTCCTCTCCAAGGAGATCCCGGACAAGGGGCTCTTGGAAAGCAGATTGGCAGAGTTAAAGGGTCATCCCGTATCCATCCTCATCCCCCAGAGGGGTGAGAAGAGAAGGCTCGTCGAGATGGCCTCTGAGAATGCCATGAAGTTTCTCCGAAGAGAGATGGCTCAGAGGATGGAGAAAGAGACCTTGCTTTCGACCCTCAAGGCACGTCTCCATCTTGAAAGGGTCCCCCGTAGGATAGAGGCCTTCGACCTTTCAAACCTCCAGGGTTCCCAGGCCGTCGGGGCCATGGTCACCTTCGAAGAAGGAGAGCCCAACCGGAGCCGATACCGCCATTTCAGGATCAAGACGGTGGCAGGAGTGGACGATTATGGAATGATGTATGAGGTTCTCTTCCGGAGATACAGACGGGCCCTCGAAGAGCATGACCTGCCCGATCTGGTCCTGCTGGATGGGGGGCGGGGGCAACTGAACGTGGCCAGGCAGGTCTTTAAAGAACTGGGAATCGATGGGATCGACCTTCTCAGCCTGGCCAAGGAGAGGGAGGGGAGCGATGGGAGGGGTTCGGGCGAGAAGGTCTTCCATCCCAGGTTCCGGGAGCCGATCCTCCTCGGCAAACACTCCCCCCTTCTTCGGTTCCTCGACCAGATCCGGGACGAGGCGCACCGGTTCGCCCTCGGCCATCATAAACGGGTGAGGAAGAAAGAGGCCCTTCGATCGAGCCTCGAAGGGATTTCGGGCATTGGCAGGACCCGGCAGAGGGAACTGTTGAGATATTTTGGGAGCCTCGAGAGGCTGAAGGAGGCCCCCCTCGAAGAGCTAAAGAGGGTGCCTAAAATGACGACGAAGGCCGCGGAGGCCGTCTTCCAATTTTTCCATCCCCGAGGGCCCGATGAAATAACTTCTTGA
- a CDS encoding 4Fe-4S binding protein, with protein sequence MNRWIALARRSVQALSFLFLLYLVLKTAFPLEIGIPVDLYLRLDPFIALISTLSHKGVIERMIPAFGVLLLMAVVGNFFCGWFCPMGAVIDFFDRVLFRERKRTQPFEDGMLRRLRYGVFIFSIVAGWMAFQVMYLVDPISLITRTLIISFYPPAVYLYNQLLPQIQQLLPRNSLLASTIPLPIFKVNLFIFLFFVTLLGLGMIRKRFWCRYLCPLGTLFSITSRLRILKRTVTEGCTQCQKCVRECPVGVIPAKAPRTYRHPDCITCLNCLDCPPKAVSFHIRLPKWKSVEGVDLSRRYVLGSFAFGLTTALMIKTNPLQTESGIRNNRLIRPPGALPEEAFVAVCTGCGECLKVCPNNALQSTFLEAGLAGLYTPRLVPRIGYCEEFCNFCGRVCPTEAIRPLTIEEKRLTQVGVAHIDKTRCIAWDTDKICLVCNEQCSYHAIVGDEKKRPIVKEERCTGCGICENKCPVDGESAIVVYSSGLQKKLKPENANS encoded by the coding sequence ATGAACCGTTGGATCGCCCTGGCGAGGAGGTCGGTTCAAGCCCTCTCCTTCCTCTTTCTCCTCTATCTTGTCCTCAAGACGGCCTTTCCCCTGGAGATTGGGATCCCGGTCGACCTCTACCTTCGCCTCGACCCCTTCATCGCCCTCATCTCAACCCTGAGCCACAAGGGGGTCATCGAAAGGATGATTCCGGCTTTCGGGGTCCTTCTCCTCATGGCGGTCGTCGGAAACTTCTTCTGCGGGTGGTTCTGCCCCATGGGCGCGGTGATCGACTTCTTCGATCGGGTCCTCTTCAGGGAGAGGAAACGGACCCAACCCTTCGAGGACGGGATGCTCCGCAGGTTGCGATACGGCGTGTTCATCTTCTCCATCGTTGCCGGATGGATGGCCTTTCAGGTGATGTACCTCGTCGACCCCATCAGCCTCATCACCCGGACCCTGATCATCTCCTTTTACCCTCCGGCCGTCTACCTCTACAATCAACTCCTCCCTCAGATTCAGCAACTTCTGCCGAGGAATTCCCTCCTCGCCTCGACGATTCCCCTGCCCATCTTCAAGGTCAACCTCTTCATCTTCCTCTTCTTCGTCACCCTCCTCGGCCTCGGCATGATCCGAAAGCGATTCTGGTGCCGTTATCTCTGTCCCTTGGGGACCCTTTTCTCGATCACCTCAAGGCTCCGGATCCTCAAACGGACCGTGACGGAGGGTTGTACCCAGTGTCAGAAATGCGTCCGGGAATGTCCCGTAGGGGTCATCCCGGCGAAGGCGCCCAGAACCTATCGCCACCCGGATTGTATCACCTGTCTTAACTGTCTCGACTGCCCTCCCAAAGCGGTCTCCTTCCATATTCGCCTCCCAAAATGGAAGAGCGTGGAAGGGGTCGATCTCTCAAGGCGCTACGTCCTGGGATCCTTCGCCTTTGGCCTGACCACCGCCCTGATGATCAAGACCAATCCCCTCCAGACGGAGAGCGGGATAAGGAATAACCGCCTGATCCGACCTCCAGGGGCCCTCCCGGAGGAGGCCTTCGTCGCTGTCTGCACGGGGTGTGGCGAGTGTTTGAAGGTCTGTCCCAACAATGCCCTCCAATCGACCTTCTTGGAGGCAGGCCTTGCCGGGCTTTACACCCCGAGGCTGGTCCCCCGGATAGGGTACTGCGAAGAGTTCTGCAACTTCTGCGGAAGGGTCTGCCCCACCGAGGCCATCCGACCCCTGACGATCGAGGAGAAGAGGCTCACCCAGGTCGGCGTGGCCCACATCGACAAGACCCGATGCATCGCCTGGGATACGGATAAGATCTGCCTGGTCTGCAACGAGCAGTGCTCCTATCACGCCATCGTGGGCGACGAGAAGAAGCGGCCGATCGTGAAGGAGGAGAGGTGCACGGGCTGCGGGATCTGCGAAAATAAGTGTCCCGTCGATGGAGAATCGGCCATCGTGGTATACTCCTCCGGCCTCCAGAAGAAGCTGAAACCCGAGAACGCCAACTCCTGA
- a CDS encoding DUF362 domain-containing protein, whose product MADSSGRKLTRREFLKGATAIAATPMVMGSLPFYGSLAHASADADLVIAKNGTPAQLLRAAMAPLGGMGRFVKKGQRVVIKANIAWARTPEQACTNNPDLLYALVKMCYEAGAKRVAVWDHTCDNYQFAFTRSGLKEAGQRAGADVLSGHGRNVYKNVDIPKAKKLKTAEVLIDVLEADVFINFPIPKHHFATEVTLGMKNLMGIAWDMEIMHKIDLHQCIADISTVRKPDLTIVDAIRILTTNGPKGPGKTEDPNEVVAATDMVAADAYAAAYFKNPKTGKPFTPGEIKFIKLGYEAGLGEIDLSKVRVKRVSAT is encoded by the coding sequence ATGGCCGATTCTTCAGGAAGAAAGTTGACCAGGAGAGAGTTTCTAAAGGGAGCGACTGCGATCGCCGCCACCCCCATGGTCATGGGGTCTCTCCCTTTTTACGGGAGCCTCGCCCATGCCTCGGCCGATGCTGACCTCGTGATCGCGAAGAACGGGACGCCGGCCCAGCTCCTACGGGCGGCCATGGCCCCCTTGGGAGGGATGGGGCGGTTCGTGAAGAAGGGGCAGAGGGTGGTGATCAAGGCCAACATCGCCTGGGCCAGGACGCCGGAGCAGGCCTGCACAAACAATCCCGACCTCCTTTATGCGCTGGTGAAGATGTGCTACGAGGCGGGAGCCAAACGGGTCGCGGTCTGGGACCATACCTGCGATAATTACCAGTTTGCCTTTACCCGCTCAGGGTTGAAGGAGGCCGGGCAGAGGGCTGGGGCGGACGTCCTCTCAGGCCATGGCCGGAATGTCTATAAAAATGTGGATATCCCCAAGGCGAAGAAGTTGAAGACGGCCGAGGTCTTGATCGACGTCCTTGAAGCCGACGTCTTTATCAACTTCCCCATTCCCAAACATCACTTTGCCACGGAAGTCACCCTCGGCATGAAGAACTTGATGGGGATCGCCTGGGACATGGAGATCATGCACAAGATCGATCTTCACCAGTGCATTGCCGATATCAGCACCGTTCGGAAGCCCGACCTGACCATCGTCGATGCCATCCGGATTTTGACCACCAACGGACCCAAGGGGCCAGGGAAGACGGAGGATCCTAACGAGGTGGTCGCAGCCACCGACATGGTGGCGGCCGATGCCTACGCCGCGGCCTATTTTAAAAATCCCAAAACCGGAAAACCCTTTACACCCGGGGAGATCAAGTTCATCAAGTTGGGCTACGAAGCGGGACTGGGCGAGATCGATCTCTCGAAAGTCCGGGTGAAAAGGGTCAGCGCCACATGA
- a CDS encoding radical SAM protein: protein MKIKEVLVKTVLTRTAISGFDYCLNPYVGCGHGCRYCYASFMKRFTGHREPWGEFVDVKVNAVFRLKEQLKRARRGVVALGTVTDPYQPLERRYGVTRGCLEALLERGFPVHVLTRSPLCLRDVDLFKGFEHIEVGLSITTDDDQMRKIFEPRSPPISERLRALEVLRQNGVKTYAFIGPILPLKPEAVVKMLVGRVEEVWIDRMNYMQKVKRLYERNGLDTYLTDDYFKLVGVALKEGFEKRGIGVSVLF from the coding sequence GTGAAGATTAAAGAGGTCCTGGTAAAGACCGTTCTCACCCGGACGGCCATCTCGGGTTTCGATTACTGCCTGAACCCTTACGTGGGTTGCGGTCATGGGTGCCGGTATTGTTATGCCAGCTTTATGAAGCGATTCACCGGCCATCGGGAACCTTGGGGGGAGTTCGTCGATGTGAAGGTGAATGCGGTCTTTCGGTTGAAGGAACAGCTGAAGAGGGCGAGGAGAGGAGTCGTGGCCCTCGGCACGGTCACGGACCCCTACCAACCCCTTGAAAGGAGATATGGGGTGACCCGCGGATGTTTAGAAGCGCTCCTGGAAAGGGGGTTTCCCGTTCATGTCTTGACCCGATCGCCTCTCTGTCTGAGGGATGTCGATCTTTTTAAAGGGTTCGAACATATCGAGGTGGGGCTTTCCATCACCACGGATGACGACCAGATGAGGAAGATCTTCGAACCTCGATCCCCTCCCATCTCCGAACGGTTGAGGGCCTTGGAGGTCTTGAGGCAGAATGGGGTGAAGACCTATGCCTTCATCGGCCCGATCCTTCCCTTGAAACCGGAGGCGGTGGTTAAGATGCTCGTGGGGAGGGTGGAGGAGGTGTGGATCGACCGGATGAATTATATGCAAAAGGTGAAAAGGCTTTACGAGAGGAACGGGCTGGACACCTACTTGACGGATGATTATTTTAAATTAGTGGGGGTGGCTTTAAAGGAGGGTTTCGAAAAGAGAGGGATCGGGGTGAGCGTCCTCTTTTAG
- the gap gene encoding type I glyceraldehyde-3-phosphate dehydrogenase has protein sequence MAIRVGINGFGRIGRNVLRAGLHNPQLEFVAVNDLTDAKTLAHLLKYDSVHGRFGALVEAKKDAMVIDGKEVKVFALKDPAQLPWKDLGVDVVLESTGKFTDRAGGTKHLEAGAKKVVISAPAKDPDVSIVLGVNEKDYDPAKHHILSMGSCTTNCLAPIAKILVDEFGVEYGLMTTIHAYTNDQVILDFPHKDLRRARAAGMSMIPTTTGAAVALSLVIPELKGKMDGMAIRVPTPNVSVVDLVVGLKKETTTEGLNQVFKSYAEGKLKGILSYCEEPLVSIDFNGNPHSSIVDGTSTKVIGGKLAKIISWYDNEWGFSNRMVELFLFLFGKR, from the coding sequence ATGGCGATCAGGGTTGGAATCAACGGGTTTGGCCGCATCGGTCGGAACGTGCTCCGGGCGGGCCTCCATAATCCCCAGCTGGAGTTTGTGGCGGTCAACGATCTCACCGATGCGAAGACGCTTGCCCATCTTCTCAAGTACGACTCCGTCCATGGTCGATTCGGTGCTCTGGTCGAAGCGAAGAAGGACGCGATGGTGATCGACGGTAAGGAGGTGAAGGTCTTCGCCCTCAAAGACCCGGCTCAGCTTCCCTGGAAGGACCTCGGGGTCGATGTGGTCCTCGAAAGCACGGGAAAGTTCACGGACCGGGCGGGCGGGACCAAACACTTGGAGGCGGGCGCGAAGAAGGTCGTCATCTCGGCCCCGGCCAAAGACCCCGATGTCTCGATCGTCCTCGGCGTGAACGAGAAAGATTACGACCCCGCAAAACACCACATCCTCTCCATGGGGTCGTGCACGACGAACTGCCTGGCCCCCATCGCCAAGATCCTGGTCGATGAATTCGGGGTCGAATACGGCTTGATGACCACCATCCATGCCTACACGAACGACCAGGTGATCCTCGACTTTCCCCACAAGGACCTCCGGAGGGCCCGGGCCGCCGGGATGTCGATGATCCCCACGACGACAGGGGCAGCCGTGGCCCTCTCCCTCGTCATCCCGGAATTGAAAGGAAAGATGGACGGGATGGCGATCCGGGTGCCAACGCCCAATGTCTCGGTCGTCGATCTGGTCGTGGGCCTGAAAAAGGAGACGACCACAGAAGGGTTGAACCAGGTGTTCAAGTCCTACGCCGAAGGGAAGTTGAAGGGCATCTTGAGCTACTGCGAGGAGCCCCTCGTCTCCATCGATTTTAACGGCAATCCCCATTCCTCCATCGTGGACGGGACGTCCACCAAGGTGATCGGCGGAAAGCTGGCCAAGATCATCTCCTGGTACGATAACGAGTGGGGTTTTTCGAACAGGATGGTCGAACTTTTCCTCTTCCTGTTCGGCAAGAGATGA
- a CDS encoding phosphoglycerate kinase has product MAIRRVDQIEVKGKRVFIRVDFNVPLDERREVADDTRIVSSLPTIRWVSERGGKVILASHLGRPKGKPDPKYSLAPVAERLSKLLGKTVRLAPDCVGEGVREEVRKMGEGEVLLLENLRFHSEEEKNDEAFSKELASLCDVYINDAFGTAHRAHASTEGMTRHVETVAAGFLMMKEIEGLERALVNPQRPYVALLGGAKVSDKIGVIQNLLNRVDALLIGGGMAYTFLKAKGVEVGRSLVEADQIALSLDLLQKAEGKIRFLLPSDHVAAERMEAQTRWEIVTNDRIPQDWLCLDIGPETVRRFTEEIRQAKTIFWNGPMGVFELEPFRNGTFAIAKAVADSGAFSIVGGGDSVAAVNQAGVSDRIGHISTGGGASLEFIEGKKLPGLEALRR; this is encoded by the coding sequence ATGGCCATCCGAAGGGTCGATCAGATCGAGGTCAAGGGGAAGAGGGTCTTCATCCGGGTCGATTTCAATGTCCCCCTCGATGAGCGGCGGGAGGTCGCCGATGACACCCGGATCGTATCCTCCCTCCCCACGATCCGATGGGTCTCCGAAAGGGGAGGAAAGGTGATCTTGGCCTCCCATCTCGGGAGGCCCAAGGGGAAGCCTGATCCGAAATACAGCCTGGCCCCTGTGGCCGAGAGGCTATCGAAGCTGCTGGGGAAGACCGTGAGGCTTGCCCCTGATTGCGTTGGAGAAGGGGTACGGGAGGAGGTCCGCAAGATGGGAGAAGGAGAAGTCCTCCTCCTCGAAAACCTCCGGTTCCATTCCGAAGAGGAGAAGAACGACGAGGCCTTCTCGAAAGAGCTGGCTTCGCTCTGCGATGTTTATATCAACGATGCCTTCGGCACGGCCCACCGAGCCCATGCCTCGACCGAAGGGATGACCCGACATGTCGAGACCGTGGCTGCTGGGTTTCTGATGATGAAAGAGATCGAAGGCCTCGAGAGGGCGCTGGTGAATCCCCAGAGGCCTTATGTCGCCCTTTTAGGCGGGGCCAAGGTCTCCGATAAGATCGGGGTCATCCAGAACCTCTTAAATCGGGTCGATGCCCTTCTCATCGGAGGAGGCATGGCCTACACCTTTCTCAAGGCGAAGGGTGTGGAGGTCGGAAGGTCTCTCGTCGAAGCGGATCAGATCGCTCTTTCCCTCGACCTCCTTCAGAAAGCCGAGGGGAAGATCAGGTTCCTTCTCCCTTCCGATCATGTGGCCGCCGAAAGGATGGAGGCCCAAACCCGATGGGAGATCGTGACCAACGACCGGATCCCTCAGGACTGGCTCTGCCTCGATATCGGGCCGGAGACGGTTCGGAGATTTACGGAAGAGATCCGGCAGGCCAAGACGATCTTCTGGAACGGACCGATGGGCGTCTTCGAGTTGGAGCCCTTTCGGAACGGAACGTTTGCTATTGCAAAGGCTGTGGCCGATTCCGGGGCCTTCAGCATCGTGGGCGGAGGGGATTCGGTGGCCGCGGTCAACCAGGCAGGCGTTAGCGATCGGATCGGGCACATTTCAACGGGAGGAGGGGCCTCCCTCGAATTTATCGAGGGGAAGAAACTTCCAGGCCTCGAGGCCTTGAGACGTTAA
- a CDS encoding radical SAM protein, giving the protein MTIGRFGLRRRQYDFPPFRPPSEANSLLLRVTRGCPWNRCTFCSMYKGMKFEKRPIEEVLEDISMARELYSDQVRTVFIGDSNSLVLKADELVHILKALYDSFPHIERVTSYARAKTIAKKPMEELKKIFEAGLNRLHVGLETGDRELLAEIDKGATPEEMVEAGRKAKEAGFEYSLYVLLGIGGEERWEQHARGTAEVLNQIDPHFIRVRTLIPQPNSQLFEDMMEGRFRSASPETILKETRLLLKELQVTSQFLSDHISNLVPLHGKLPEAKEEMIRVIDRVLKGLQEDEELREELEARRHLTNL; this is encoded by the coding sequence ATGACGATCGGGAGATTCGGTTTAAGGAGACGGCAGTATGATTTTCCTCCTTTCCGTCCCCCGAGCGAGGCCAATAGCCTCTTGCTCAGGGTGACCCGGGGATGCCCTTGGAACCGCTGCACCTTCTGCTCCATGTATAAAGGGATGAAATTCGAAAAGAGGCCCATCGAGGAGGTCCTCGAGGACATCTCCATGGCGAGGGAGCTGTACAGCGACCAGGTCCGGACGGTCTTCATCGGCGATTCGAATAGCCTCGTTCTCAAGGCCGACGAGCTCGTTCACATTTTAAAGGCCTTATACGATTCGTTTCCGCACATCGAGAGGGTGACCAGCTATGCCCGGGCCAAGACGATCGCCAAGAAACCCATGGAGGAGTTGAAAAAGATCTTCGAGGCAGGATTGAATCGCCTCCACGTCGGTCTCGAGACAGGAGATCGGGAGCTTCTGGCGGAGATCGACAAGGGAGCCACGCCTGAAGAGATGGTCGAGGCGGGGAGAAAGGCGAAAGAGGCCGGGTTCGAATATTCCCTGTATGTGCTTTTGGGGATCGGCGGAGAGGAGCGATGGGAGCAACACGCCAGGGGGACGGCAGAGGTTCTGAATCAGATCGACCCTCACTTCATCCGGGTTCGGACCTTGATCCCCCAACCCAACTCCCAACTTTTCGAGGACATGATGGAAGGCCGCTTCCGTTCCGCCTCTCCCGAGACCATCCTGAAGGAGACGAGGCTTCTCTTGAAGGAGCTTCAGGTCACCTCCCAGTTCCTGAGCGACCACATCTCCAACCTCGTCCCCCTCCACGGGAAATTGCCCGAGGCCAAGGAGGAGATGATCCGGGTGATCGATCGGGTCCTGAAGGGGCTTCAGGAGGACGAGGAGCTGAGGGAGGAGCTTGAGGCCCGACGCCACCTCACCAACCTCTGA